One stretch of Chlamydia abortus DNA includes these proteins:
- a CDS encoding orotate phosphoribosyltransferase, with translation MMSFEEKQLRDHAVMNLYRIGAIQFGDFNLADGQTTPIYVDMRLVISCPNVLQTIASLIWCLRPSFNSSLLCGVPYTALALATCISLKYNISMVLRRKELKHSSQTDRIKVEGLFSPGQTCLVINDVVASGQSILETAKALEDEGLNIRESLVFLDRQVGGADALKDAGIKLRSVFTLEELVQSLLSKCELKEADAAIASTLLKSL, from the coding sequence ATGATGAGCTTTGAAGAAAAGCAACTCCGTGATCATGCTGTAATGAACCTATATCGTATAGGAGCAATACAATTCGGTGACTTCAATCTCGCCGATGGTCAGACAACTCCTATTTATGTCGATATGCGGCTAGTGATTTCTTGTCCTAACGTTTTACAAACGATAGCTTCTCTGATTTGGTGCTTACGCCCCTCCTTTAATAGTAGCTTATTGTGTGGTGTTCCCTACACTGCCCTTGCTTTAGCTACCTGCATATCTCTGAAATACAATATCTCTATGGTGTTGAGAAGGAAAGAACTCAAACATTCAAGCCAAACAGATAGAATAAAAGTTGAAGGATTGTTTTCCCCAGGGCAAACGTGCTTAGTCATTAACGATGTTGTCGCTTCAGGTCAATCCATTTTAGAAACAGCTAAGGCTTTAGAAGATGAAGGTTTAAATATTCGAGAATCTTTAGTTTTTCTAGATCGACAGGTCGGGGGAGCCGATGCCTTAAAAGATGCAGGGATAAAATTAAGATCCGTATTTACTCTTGAAGAATTAGTGCAGTCTTTACTTTCCAAATGCGAATTAAAAGAAGCGGACGCGGCCATAGCTTCTACACTTTTAAAAAGTTTATAA
- a CDS encoding ABC transporter substrate-binding protein, producing the protein MNKRCVIDKILKCVVVGSLVLLYWSSDLLEKDIKLIKMNVRDVQEDIQELLSIVKQNHATRSLNPSCSSSLSATTCSAFVEVGDPRYPNLLSPDPYMETTLTELIGEDFVPKGVLRTAHVGKPDNLSPFNGYDYVVKMYDLCVPGLANTHVGKHEEFAPGLALKIEERMASDDSGDREFHIYLRPNVFWVPVDPLRFPKHVQLAEHFMQPHPVTAYDFKFYYDAVMNPYIAEMRAVALRSYLEDIVSIQVENDLKFIVRWKAHTLVNEEGKEEKKVLYSAFFNTLSLKPLPRFVYQYFANGEKIIKNDSDPDTYRKDSVWAQNFSSHWSMNYIVSCGAFYFSGMDDEKLIFTRNPHHYNPKEALIEKRYVYIKDNSDSLFQDFKSGKLDLAYLPPNHVDNLVSFMKTPAYKNQASRGEAIREMIYPDRSYAYIGWNCYSLFFENRQVRRAMNMLIDRDRIIEECLDGRAHVISGPFSPFSPAYNQKIEGWHYSPEEAARILEEEGWIDVDGDGIREKVIDGVVIPFRFRLCYYVKSVTGRTIAEYVATVCKEIGIECSLLGLDTADLSQAFEEKNFDALLTGWCLGSPPEDPRALWHSEGAMEKGSANVVGFHNPEADKIIDQLSYEYDANKRVDLYHRFHEVIHEESPYAFLYSRTFSLLYKDYVKNVFVPKQRTDLIPDAQDEMVNLHMVWLDRKEEECLSIS; encoded by the coding sequence ATGAATAAACGGTGTGTAATAGACAAAATTTTAAAGTGTGTAGTCGTTGGCTCTTTGGTTTTGTTATACTGGTCGTCTGATTTGCTTGAAAAAGACATCAAGTTAATCAAAATGAATGTTCGAGATGTACAAGAAGACATCCAAGAATTACTCAGCATCGTGAAGCAAAATCATGCTACGCGATCTCTAAATCCATCATGTTCTTCTTCCTTATCAGCAACTACGTGTTCTGCTTTTGTAGAAGTCGGAGATCCGCGTTATCCTAATCTACTTTCTCCAGACCCTTACATGGAAACAACTTTAACGGAACTTATCGGAGAGGATTTTGTTCCTAAAGGCGTTTTACGTACCGCTCATGTGGGGAAACCAGACAATTTGAGCCCTTTTAACGGGTATGATTATGTCGTAAAAATGTATGATTTGTGTGTTCCTGGGTTAGCCAATACTCATGTAGGGAAACACGAAGAATTTGCCCCCGGTCTGGCCTTAAAAATAGAAGAACGCATGGCCTCAGACGACTCTGGTGATCGTGAGTTTCATATTTATTTACGTCCTAATGTATTTTGGGTCCCCGTTGATCCCTTGCGTTTCCCTAAACATGTACAGCTAGCCGAGCATTTTATGCAGCCACATCCTGTCACGGCTTATGATTTCAAATTTTATTACGATGCCGTGATGAACCCGTATATTGCAGAGATGCGCGCCGTAGCTTTGCGTTCATACCTCGAAGATATCGTCTCTATCCAAGTAGAAAATGATTTAAAATTTATAGTGCGCTGGAAAGCTCATACTCTTGTAAATGAAGAGGGCAAAGAGGAGAAGAAAGTGCTCTACTCCGCTTTCTTTAATACTTTATCTTTGAAACCCCTTCCACGTTTCGTTTATCAGTATTTTGCTAATGGAGAAAAGATCATTAAAAATGACTCTGATCCTGACACCTATCGTAAAGATTCGGTATGGGCGCAAAACTTCTCCTCACACTGGTCTATGAACTATATTGTGAGCTGCGGCGCATTTTATTTTTCTGGAATGGATGATGAAAAACTGATCTTCACGAGGAATCCTCACCACTATAACCCTAAAGAAGCTCTAATTGAGAAGCGTTATGTTTATATTAAAGATAACTCAGACTCACTATTTCAGGACTTCAAATCAGGGAAACTAGACTTGGCTTATTTACCACCAAATCACGTGGATAATCTCGTGAGTTTCATGAAAACTCCGGCCTATAAAAATCAAGCTTCCCGAGGCGAAGCTATTCGTGAGATGATCTACCCAGATCGTTCGTACGCGTACATTGGTTGGAATTGTTACTCATTATTTTTTGAGAACCGTCAAGTGCGACGCGCTATGAATATGCTCATAGATCGTGATAGGATTATAGAAGAGTGTTTAGATGGTCGTGCGCACGTCATTAGCGGGCCCTTCTCGCCTTTTTCTCCTGCCTATAATCAAAAGATCGAAGGCTGGCATTATTCTCCAGAAGAGGCTGCGCGTATTTTAGAAGAAGAGGGATGGATAGATGTTGACGGCGATGGTATCCGAGAAAAAGTCATAGATGGCGTGGTGATTCCTTTTCGTTTCCGCCTTTGTTACTATGTCAAAAGTGTCACCGGCCGTACGATTGCAGAATATGTAGCTACCGTGTGTAAAGAGATAGGTATTGAGTGTAGTTTATTAGGATTAGATACCGCTGACCTATCCCAAGCATTTGAAGAAAAGAATTTCGATGCTTTGCTTACAGGCTGGTGTCTAGGATCGCCTCCCGAGGATCCTCGAGCCCTTTGGCATTCGGAAGGGGCAATGGAAAAAGGCTCAGCTAATGTCGTTGGTTTCCATAATCCCGAAGCTGATAAAATTATAGATCAACTTAGCTATGAATATGACGCCAATAAACGCGTAGATCTATACCATCGTTTTCATGAAGTTATTCATGAAGAATCTCCTTATGCTTTCTTGTACTCCCGTACTTTTTCTTTACTCTATAAAGATTACGTGAAAAACGTCTTTGTCCCCAAACAGAGAACAGATTTAATTCCTGACGCTCAAGACGAAATGGTGAATCTTCATATGGTTTGGTTAGACAGGAAGGAGGAAGAGTGCTTAAGTATATCTTAA
- a CDS encoding transporter substrate-binding domain-containing protein — MKIKNSLKLYFLALLCFLPLVFLGCSREKKELLVGRDTTWFPKQFGIYTANINGFLNDLVSEINYRENLNINVINQDWIHLFENLDDEKTAGAFTSILPTAEMLDHYQFSEPILLTGPVLVVAEGSPYTSIQDLRGKLIGVYKFDASILVGQDIPDAVLTPYQHVPIALEALSSGCYDALLAPIIEVTALIDTAYKGRLKIISQPLNQDGLRLVVLRGEKNNLLEGFNMGLAKSIRSGKYQTIKQQYRLP, encoded by the coding sequence GTGAAAATCAAGAATTCCTTAAAGCTGTATTTCCTAGCTCTTTTGTGTTTCCTTCCGTTGGTTTTCTTAGGTTGTTCTAGAGAAAAGAAAGAATTATTAGTAGGAAGAGATACGACTTGGTTCCCTAAACAATTTGGCATTTACACGGCAAATATCAACGGTTTCTTAAATGATCTTGTATCCGAGATCAATTACCGTGAGAACCTGAATATTAATGTTATCAATCAAGATTGGATTCATCTTTTTGAAAACCTTGATGACGAAAAGACTGCCGGAGCTTTCACATCGATACTACCGACAGCAGAGATGCTGGATCATTACCAATTTTCTGAACCCATACTGCTGACAGGTCCGGTACTTGTTGTCGCTGAAGGCTCTCCCTACACATCCATCCAGGATCTGCGTGGCAAACTGATTGGCGTGTATAAATTTGATGCCTCCATACTTGTCGGCCAAGATATCCCTGATGCAGTTTTGACTCCTTATCAACACGTCCCCATAGCTTTAGAAGCTTTATCTTCCGGATGTTATGATGCTTTGCTCGCTCCAATTATAGAAGTCACAGCATTGATAGACACCGCATATAAAGGACGCTTAAAAATTATTTCCCAGCCTTTGAATCAAGACGGCCTAAGATTAGTAGTTCTTCGTGGGGAGAAGAATAACTTGTTGGAAGGTTTTAATATGGGATTAGCGAAAAGCATACGGTCGGGCAAATACCAAACCATTAAACAGCAATACCGTCTTCCTTAG
- a CDS encoding tetratricopeptide repeat protein — protein sequence MKLNNALPTLEALCKKTHQKLRQYLIRHSLLLFGCLLLMSVELGVFLYFFLFSGKTIVPAFCLACFFLTLFVCLVVRLYILSGKPDFFENLATDYLRKAQTLFKGKQNIVEEQTHLASSATKLAIDLQNQEYTLLSSMLNFLPKHDFMRKFSCFCFWKDYFLFRECLLQKAIEAYIKVVQSIPVDLGAHVSLADAYVALSGLYADPRKYPEFDVSYWVPPGRYGEDVQAKFFATAQRAIEEFKILNEYAPGNAWVHTQLAYSYHDLQMPLEEIQEYEMILKLKPTDVETMTKLGILYFQQGMNAKGLRIYEELKKRDYKKSRKLIKFYGIEYNSY from the coding sequence ATGAAGTTAAATAATGCTCTCCCAACTCTAGAAGCTTTATGTAAAAAAACACACCAAAAATTACGCCAATATCTTATTCGACACAGCTTATTGTTATTTGGATGTTTATTATTAATGAGTGTGGAGTTGGGAGTCTTCCTTTATTTTTTTCTGTTTTCTGGGAAAACTATTGTTCCAGCATTTTGCTTAGCGTGTTTTTTTCTTACCCTATTTGTCTGTCTTGTTGTTCGTTTGTACATACTGTCCGGAAAACCAGATTTTTTTGAAAATCTCGCCACTGACTATTTAAGAAAGGCTCAGACTTTATTCAAGGGGAAGCAGAACATTGTGGAAGAGCAAACACATTTAGCTTCCTCAGCAACCAAGCTAGCTATAGATTTACAAAATCAAGAGTACACACTCTTGTCGAGTATGCTAAATTTTCTTCCTAAGCATGACTTCATGAGAAAATTCAGCTGTTTTTGTTTTTGGAAAGACTACTTTTTGTTCAGGGAATGCTTATTACAGAAAGCCATAGAGGCCTACATCAAAGTCGTCCAATCCATTCCTGTAGATTTAGGAGCTCATGTATCCTTAGCTGATGCTTATGTGGCGCTCTCTGGATTGTATGCAGATCCTAGAAAATACCCCGAATTTGATGTGAGTTACTGGGTACCTCCCGGAAGATATGGAGAAGATGTTCAAGCAAAATTTTTTGCAACGGCTCAGCGTGCTATAGAAGAATTTAAAATTTTAAATGAGTATGCCCCAGGAAATGCCTGGGTCCACACCCAATTGGCCTACAGTTATCATGACTTGCAAATGCCTTTGGAAGAGATTCAAGAATATGAGATGATTCTCAAGCTAAAACCCACAGACGTGGAGACAATGACTAAGCTGGGAATCCTGTATTTTCAACAGGGGATGAATGCAAAAGGCCTGCGTATATATGAAGAATTAAAGAAAAGAGATTACAAGAAATCAAGAAAGCTAATCAAATTCTATGGTATAGAATATAATAGTTATTGA
- a CDS encoding ABC transporter permease: MLKYILKRLILIPLTLFAIISINFIILNAAPGDVIEEQSVDAFGDPGKSDKIRTYKGPDRYLQFREHYGLTLPIFFNTRPAISHAKVKSGIEEIVDCFIKKQSFSKLKIYWGDRAKFLLPVLLFEANDNTKTPSYRHVAADLFIRGAIRQGIVGSGLSPEQYAYNERVSKSNAMLVKLLSEEDIGIKVDSLKEWFRQEGGMEAFPYRHFSWKTFFLETRFARYMSRVLRLDFGTLRNDPHKTVVSEVVKRLRSSLTLSVFPMILVFILCQVFGMLMALNRNRWIDHTLNFIFLFLFSVPVFVAVPWIIDNFVINKTIPFTSIPMPYSGLQSSPEIFNQLSSWGKILDTLAHSFLPFCAVSYGAFASQSRLSRSVFLEILGEDYICAARARGVSRYDILVKHVGKNAASSLITSLASSLGAILGGALVVETLFDIDGFGRFFYQAILNRDHNVVLFSVLVGSALSLLGYLIGDICYVLLDPRVQLGGKRV, from the coding sequence GTGCTTAAGTATATCTTAAAACGTCTGATATTAATTCCTCTGACGCTGTTTGCCATTATTTCCATTAATTTCATTATATTGAACGCAGCTCCAGGAGATGTTATCGAAGAGCAATCCGTGGATGCCTTTGGAGATCCAGGGAAGTCGGATAAGATCCGTACATACAAAGGTCCTGATCGCTATTTACAGTTTCGCGAGCATTATGGCTTAACTCTACCCATTTTTTTTAATACGCGTCCTGCAATTTCACACGCTAAAGTCAAGAGCGGGATAGAAGAAATCGTCGATTGCTTCATCAAGAAGCAATCTTTTTCTAAATTAAAGATTTATTGGGGTGATAGGGCAAAATTTCTTCTGCCCGTATTATTATTTGAAGCTAACGACAATACAAAAACACCTTCCTATCGTCATGTTGCCGCAGACTTATTCATTCGTGGAGCTATCCGTCAGGGAATAGTTGGCTCAGGCCTATCCCCAGAACAATATGCGTATAATGAAAGAGTTTCCAAAAGCAATGCTATGCTTGTGAAGCTTCTTTCTGAAGAAGATATTGGGATTAAGGTAGATTCTTTAAAGGAATGGTTTCGTCAGGAAGGAGGTATGGAAGCCTTTCCCTATAGACACTTTTCTTGGAAGACCTTTTTTTTAGAAACACGTTTTGCTCGCTATATGTCGCGTGTTTTACGTTTGGATTTCGGAACCTTACGTAATGATCCACATAAAACGGTAGTTTCTGAAGTGGTTAAACGTTTGCGTTCTTCGTTAACGCTATCAGTTTTCCCTATGATCCTAGTGTTTATCTTATGTCAAGTATTTGGCATGCTTATGGCGTTAAATAGAAACCGTTGGATCGATCATACACTGAATTTTATCTTCCTGTTTCTATTCTCTGTTCCTGTCTTTGTGGCTGTTCCTTGGATTATTGATAATTTCGTAATTAATAAAACCATCCCATTTACCTCTATTCCTATGCCATACAGCGGCTTACAATCCTCTCCGGAAATTTTCAATCAGTTGAGTTCTTGGGGGAAGATTTTAGATACCTTAGCTCATAGCTTTCTTCCTTTTTGTGCTGTAAGTTATGGGGCATTTGCTTCTCAGTCACGGTTAAGTAGATCGGTCTTTTTAGAAATCCTAGGAGAAGACTATATTTGTGCCGCACGAGCTCGTGGTGTGTCTCGTTATGATATTCTTGTCAAGCACGTAGGGAAGAACGCAGCTTCTTCCTTGATTACTTCACTAGCTTCGTCTTTAGGCGCTATATTGGGAGGGGCTTTAGTTGTAGAAACCCTGTTTGATATCGATGGGTTTGGGAGATTTTTCTATCAGGCCATTTTAAATCGAGATCATAATGTGGTGTTGTTTTCTGTCCTCGTTGGATCCGCTCTATCCCTATTAGGTTATTTAATAGGGGATATTTGCTACGTGCTATTAGATCCGAGGGTACAACTAGGAGGTAAGAGGGTTTAA
- a CDS encoding metallophosphoesterase, which yields MQIYGIADLHLAIGVPEKTMEVFGQPWISYHEKIRERWQQTVSPEDIVLLPGDISWAMHIEEAKEDFSFLGSFPGTKYMIRGNHDYWSSASVTKIAQVLPESLYYLAQGFSIIQPNMAVVGVRLWDSPTIRIASQCFQSSPPEKAREYNEKDEKIFLRELGRLQRALEAVPKNIEQIIVMTHYPPISSDGSPGPVSQMLEADGRVSHCLFGHMHKVRAPLEGFGHIRTIEYRLVAADYIDFIPQVII from the coding sequence ATGCAGATATATGGTATAGCAGATTTACATTTGGCTATCGGAGTCCCAGAAAAGACAATGGAAGTGTTTGGTCAGCCTTGGATTTCCTACCACGAAAAAATCCGTGAAAGATGGCAGCAAACAGTCTCTCCCGAAGATATAGTTTTGCTTCCGGGAGACATCTCTTGGGCGATGCATATTGAAGAAGCGAAAGAAGACTTCTCCTTTCTAGGATCCTTTCCAGGAACTAAGTACATGATTCGTGGAAATCATGATTACTGGAGTTCTGCATCAGTAACGAAAATAGCGCAAGTCCTTCCCGAAAGTTTATACTATCTAGCTCAAGGTTTTTCTATAATACAACCGAATATGGCTGTTGTCGGTGTAAGACTTTGGGATAGCCCAACTATAAGAATAGCTTCGCAATGTTTCCAATCTTCACCTCCTGAAAAAGCTCGGGAATATAACGAGAAAGATGAGAAAATTTTCTTAAGAGAACTGGGGAGATTGCAAAGAGCTTTAGAAGCTGTCCCTAAGAATATCGAGCAAATTATTGTTATGACACATTATCCGCCCATCAGTAGTGACGGATCTCCGGGACCCGTCTCACAGATGCTAGAAGCAGATGGAAGAGTGTCTCATTGTCTATTTGGTCATATGCATAAAGTGCGAGCCCCCTTAGAGGGATTCGGACACATTCGTACTATAGAATATAGATTAGTGGCCGCTGATTATATAGATTTTATTCCCCAGGTTATAATTTGA
- the rsmD gene encoding 16S rRNA (guanine(966)-N(2))-methyltransferase RsmD yields MKILAGKYKGKSLKTFSNPSVRPTCGVVKEAVFNICSVYVEDARFLDLFAGVGSVGFEALSRGAASVTFVDSSAQSVRLIRANSQLLHPNLPITIIKQEARSAIQRLAKKNMSFDLIYIDPPYNLEDSYLAAVLRDIVVGGILDKHGCLFLENASMEPILVEGLIRKRSRKLGGTCLSEYVFEDSSN; encoded by the coding sequence TTGAAAATTCTTGCTGGCAAATACAAAGGAAAGTCTTTAAAAACTTTCTCTAATCCTTCAGTCCGTCCTACTTGTGGCGTGGTCAAAGAGGCCGTGTTTAACATCTGTTCTGTCTATGTTGAGGACGCGAGATTTTTAGATCTTTTTGCTGGAGTGGGATCTGTGGGGTTTGAAGCCTTAAGTCGCGGAGCTGCTTCAGTAACTTTCGTAGATTCTTCTGCACAATCTGTCCGATTAATTCGGGCAAATAGCCAACTTTTGCACCCGAATTTGCCAATTACAATTATCAAACAAGAGGCAAGGTCAGCAATTCAACGGTTGGCCAAAAAGAACATGTCGTTTGACCTCATTTACATAGATCCTCCCTATAATCTTGAAGATAGCTATCTTGCCGCCGTATTGCGTGATATCGTGGTCGGTGGGATTTTAGATAAACACGGGTGCTTATTTTTAGAAAATGCTTCTATGGAACCCATCCTTGTTGAAGGTCTAATACGAAAACGTAGTAGGAAACTGGGAGGCACATGTTTATCAGAATATGTTTTCGAAGACAGTTCTAATTAG
- the glgC gene encoding glucose-1-phosphate adenylyltransferase, with protein sequence MIENDFQGYPSSYQVSHFYRDKVGVIVLCGGEGRRLSPLTCWRCKPTVSFGGRYKLIDVPISHAIASGFSKIFVIGQYLTYTLQQHLMKTYFYHGVLQDQIHLLAPEGRDGSQVWYQGTADAIRQNLLYLEDTEIEYFLVLSGDQLYNMDFRRIVDYALYAKSDMVIVAQPIQEKDASRMGVLQIDKDGNLLDFYEKPQEQEILNRFRLSPADCRRHKLDPQYGNFLGNMGIYLFRRESLFQLLLEEPGDDFGKHLIQAQIQRGTVKTFLYDGYWTDIGTIESYYEANIALTQRPRPHVRGLNCYDDRGMIYSKNHHLPGTIVSDSMISNSLLCEGAVIDSSKVSHSVVGIRGVIGKNSVIDHSVVMGNDRYGNTLQTPLGIGDNCEIYKTIIDENCRIGNGVKLTNIKGYKDYDSPDGKLVVRDGIIIIPRGTRIPNNYTF encoded by the coding sequence ATGATAGAAAATGATTTTCAGGGCTATCCCTCAAGTTATCAAGTTTCTCATTTTTATCGAGATAAGGTTGGTGTTATTGTTTTATGCGGTGGAGAAGGAAGAAGATTATCTCCTCTCACCTGTTGGCGTTGTAAACCAACTGTGTCTTTTGGAGGTAGGTACAAATTAATCGATGTGCCTATTTCACACGCTATAGCTTCCGGATTTTCGAAGATTTTTGTGATAGGTCAGTATCTTACATATACCTTACAACAGCACCTCATGAAGACCTATTTTTATCACGGTGTACTTCAAGATCAGATACATCTCCTTGCTCCTGAGGGCCGCGATGGGAGTCAAGTGTGGTATCAGGGGACGGCAGATGCTATTCGTCAAAATCTTCTCTATCTCGAAGATACTGAGATAGAGTATTTTCTAGTTTTGTCCGGAGATCAACTCTACAATATGGATTTCCGTAGGATAGTAGACTATGCTTTGTATGCAAAGTCAGACATGGTCATCGTTGCCCAGCCAATCCAAGAAAAAGATGCCTCAAGAATGGGGGTATTACAAATAGACAAAGATGGAAATCTTTTAGATTTCTATGAAAAACCCCAGGAACAAGAAATCCTAAACCGTTTTCGACTCTCGCCTGCAGATTGTCGTAGACATAAGCTAGATCCTCAATATGGCAATTTTTTAGGCAATATGGGAATCTACCTTTTCCGAAGAGAGAGTCTGTTCCAACTCCTCCTAGAAGAACCAGGGGATGATTTCGGTAAGCATCTTATTCAAGCACAAATACAACGGGGCACCGTAAAAACTTTTCTTTATGATGGGTATTGGACGGATATCGGTACCATCGAATCTTATTACGAAGCCAATATAGCTTTAACTCAAAGGCCAAGACCTCATGTCCGTGGATTGAACTGTTACGACGATAGAGGCATGATCTATAGTAAAAATCATCACCTTCCAGGGACGATAGTTTCTGATTCCATGATTTCGAATTCTTTGCTTTGTGAAGGTGCTGTTATCGATTCTAGTAAGGTATCTCATAGTGTTGTGGGAATTCGTGGTGTGATAGGAAAAAATTCTGTGATCGACCATTCTGTTGTTATGGGGAATGACCGCTATGGGAATACGTTGCAGACTCCTTTAGGTATAGGCGATAATTGTGAGATTTATAAAACAATTATTGATGAGAATTGTAGGATCGGTAACGGAGTGAAATTGACGAATATTAAAGGATATAAAGATTATGATTCTCCGGATGGGAAGCTAGTCGTTAGGGATGGAATTATCATCATTCCTCGGGGAACGAGGATTCCTAATAATTATACATTTTGA
- the hemH gene encoding ferrochelatase — protein sequence MVSTYLLANFGGPRHSHDVEVFLTSLLTDRDVTGGCLPSFLHKRLFSFIAKKRAPKVVPQYNCIGGYSPIYQDTEALAKTLSSHLDAPVITFHRYLPDTHSQTIQQLKTLGDLPVVGVPLFPHFTYAVTGSIVRFIHNHLPSLNISWVAHFGNHPQFISCMIDHILEFLQSHDIPTHDCCLLFSAHGLPMRYVNKGDPYNVQCEKSFAAISERLPNIETFLCYQSKFGLGKWLTPSTKEVCKTLKTNKKYVLIVPFGFTSDHIETLYEIEKEYIAILIDRKYQALRVPAIYQSPQWVQSLATIIQSTRYVEKHSLIKS from the coding sequence ATGGTTTCAACTTATCTACTAGCAAATTTTGGCGGTCCGCGTCATTCTCATGATGTTGAAGTTTTTTTAACTTCATTACTTACGGATCGTGATGTTACCGGAGGATGCCTTCCTTCCTTCCTTCACAAACGGTTATTTTCATTTATTGCGAAAAAACGCGCGCCTAAGGTTGTCCCTCAATACAATTGTATCGGTGGATATTCTCCCATATACCAAGATACAGAGGCTCTTGCCAAAACTCTATCTTCGCATTTAGATGCGCCTGTGATTACCTTTCACCGCTATTTACCTGACACGCACTCTCAGACCATACAACAGTTAAAAACTCTCGGAGATCTTCCTGTTGTTGGTGTTCCTTTATTTCCACATTTCACTTATGCTGTCACGGGGAGTATTGTGCGATTTATCCACAACCACCTACCATCACTGAACATCTCTTGGGTAGCGCATTTTGGGAATCACCCACAGTTTATTTCATGTATGATTGATCATATTCTGGAATTTTTACAATCTCACGATATCCCTACTCATGACTGTTGTCTATTATTTTCTGCCCACGGCCTCCCTATGAGATATGTGAATAAAGGGGACCCGTACAACGTACAATGTGAGAAATCCTTTGCAGCCATTTCTGAAAGATTACCCAATATAGAAACCTTTCTGTGTTATCAATCTAAATTCGGTCTTGGCAAGTGGTTAACACCATCAACGAAAGAGGTCTGCAAAACACTCAAGACTAATAAAAAATACGTTCTTATTGTGCCTTTTGGATTTACATCAGATCATATAGAAACTCTTTATGAAATAGAAAAAGAGTACATTGCCATTCTTATAGATAGAAAATACCAAGCTCTACGTGTCCCTGCGATTTACCAATCTCCTCAATGGGTCCAATCATTAGCAACAATTATTCAGAGTACTCGGTATGTAGAGAAACACAGCTTAATAAAATCTTGA